The genomic region GAATGCTGGGGGAGATGCCCACTATCTGGATGGTGGATGTGGACGGCAGGAACCTGACCCAGTTCACCGAGGGTATAAGACCTGTATGGTCGTTCGACGGCAAAAAGATCGCATATTATAAACAGACGGGAAAGTATTACCAGGTCTGGGTCATGGATGCTGACGGCAGCAACCAGACCCAGCTTACCAATGGAGAGTATAACTCGATAGAGCCGTCCTGGACGCCCGACGGAAGGCTGGTCTTTGCCTCCAACGCCGCGGGCAACTATGATATCTGGAGCCAGAAGATAGACGGCACGGAACTTACCCAGCTTACGATACAGGACAGCTATGAAGGAGCCCCGGCCTGTTCCTATGACGGCAAGTATGTATACTTCCATTCTTTTCTCGGGAAAAGCTGGAATATCTGGCAGATGGAACTGGCAAAACCGTTCCAGGGGGACGGAGCAAAGGTCCATACAGCCAACTGATATGCTTTTTGAAAGGGGTCATATATGTCTTTTGACCCGATACTGTCAAATGTCATTTTAGGCAACAAACTCTCCGACTACCTGATCTTTGCTTCGATCATCGCGGGAGGAGTATTTGCGGTCAAGCTCTTTGCTTTTGTCGTGCTGACCAGGATAAAGGTGCAGGCAAAGAGAACAGCGACCACCGTGGATGACCTTGTTGTGCGTATCTTTGAAAGAACGCTATTGCCTCTGGCCTATGTTTTTGTGGTTTACCTCAGTCTCAATTATTTGGTCCTGCCGCAAAAGATAAAGCGTCTGGTGGATATGAGCTGGACGGCTGCGCTTTCAATATCCTTTATCTTTTTCCTGGTCTCGATCATCGAACATGCCCTTGAAAAATTATGGATCAAAAAGCAGAAAGATGAAAAAAGAGAAAAGAGCCTCAAGAGCATCGTAGCAGCACTAAAGATCATTATATGGGGAATAGGCCTGACTTTCTTGATGGATAATCTCGGCTTCAAAGTTTCTGCTGTTGTGGCGGGGCTCGGGATAGGGGGCATTGCCGTTGCACTTGCAGCGCAGGCTGTTCTTGGCGATCTGTTCAGCTATTTTGCTATCTTTTTTGACAGGCCTTTTGAAGAAGGTGATTTTATCGTGATCGGCGACTTTATGGGCTCCGTGGAGCATATAGGCATCAAGACAACTCGACTGCGCAGTCTTGGCGGCGAGCAGATCATTTTTTCCAACACGGACCTGACCAACTCAAGGGTGCGTAATTACAAAAGGATGGACAGAAGAAGGGTGGTGTTCAAGTTTGGTCTGACCTACAGCACAGAAACAGTAAAGCTTAAAGAGGTCCCGGGTTTGATAGCTGGTATCATCAGAAAAACCGGAAAAGCCGAGCTTGACAGGGCCCACTTTGCCTCTTTCGGGGATTCCAGCCTTATCTTTGAGGTCGTGTATTATGTTAACAGTCCGGATTACAATACCTATATGGACCTTCAGCAGGAAATCAACCTTGCCATCAAGGAAGAGGTCGAAAAACGCGGCCTTGAATTTGCTTTTCCGACGCAAACGCTTTATCTGTACGGAAATTCCAGATAAGGTCCTCTTAAAACAGTATTTCATTATTCTGCTGTGTTATAATTTAATCTGTGTCCGAGCCACTAGCTCATCTGGTAGAGCACTTGCCTTTTAAGCAAGTGGTGCCGCGTTCAAGTCGCGGGTGGCTC from Candidatus Margulisiibacteriota bacterium harbors:
- a CDS encoding mechanosensitive ion channel family protein is translated as MSFDPILSNVILGNKLSDYLIFASIIAGGVFAVKLFAFVVLTRIKVQAKRTATTVDDLVVRIFERTLLPLAYVFVVYLSLNYLVLPQKIKRLVDMSWTAALSISFIFFLVSIIEHALEKLWIKKQKDEKREKSLKSIVAALKIIIWGIGLTFLMDNLGFKVSAVVAGLGIGGIAVALAAQAVLGDLFSYFAIFFDRPFEEGDFIVIGDFMGSVEHIGIKTTRLRSLGGEQIIFSNTDLTNSRVRNYKRMDRRRVVFKFGLTYSTETVKLKEVPGLIAGIIRKTGKAELDRAHFASFGDSSLIFEVVYYVNSPDYNTYMDLQQEINLAIKEEVEKRGLEFAFPTQTLYLYGNSR